Genomic segment of Drosophila biarmipes strain raj3 chromosome 2L, RU_DBia_V1.1, whole genome shotgun sequence:
GGTTAATGAGCTGCTAAGCAGTGTGGACGAGCCACCGCGTCGTCCCTCGAAGCGATGCGTGAATCTCACCGACCTGTTGAACGCCAGTGAGGCGACTGTGTATGAATACAATAAGTCGGGGCTGGAGGGTGGTTCGAAGAGTTTCTCGGATGCGGAAACTCAAACGGAAGGGGAGGATTGCGATGGCACCTGCACATGCGGGCAATCCTCAAAGAAACTCAAGCCTGATGGGGAAAACGCAAAGGAAATTGAGGAAAATAAGGAAAAGGCACCGGCCATGGCCCCAGCCCCacctccgccgcctcctccgccgccaccCGCCTTTGGAGTTCCTGCTCCcccgccgccaccgcctcctcctccgccgctgGCCAACAGTGGAGCACCACCCCCTCCGCCACCTCCTCCCCCCGGCAGGGGCAATGCACCGCCCCCACCCCCACCAGCGCCCATGGAAGGAGGCGGGGCGGTACCCCCTCCACCACCGCCCATGAGTGCCTCCCCTTCGAAGGCGCCGATCTCCCCCGCGCCTCTTCCCGACCCCGCCGAGGGCAACTGGTTCCATCGCACAAATAGTAAGTGCCCTACTTCAATTTTTATCACTACACTTAATAAAGaatcatttaattaaagtaTATTTACTATAATTTACAAAGGTGAAAAAGAAGAAGAtaaaatgtaagaaaatatgttaaaCCCAAtgttaatcatttaatttttccagcTATGCGCAAGAGCGCCGTTAACCCGCCGAAGCCCATGCGTCCTCTATATTGGACGCGGATCGTGACGAGTGCTCCGCCTGCGCCACGCCCCTCCTCGGTGGCCAATTCCACGGATAGCACGGAGAACAGCGGGAGCTCTCCGGACGAGCCGCCGGCAGCGAATGGCGGAgaggccacgcccactgcccCGCCACCCACCAAGGAAATCTGGACGGAGATCGAGGAGACGCCGCTGGACAACATCGATGAGTTCACGGAGCTGTTTTCCCGCCAAGCCATGGCTCCGGTCAGCAAGCCCAAGGAACTGAAGGTCAAGCGGGCCAAGTCCATCAAGGTTCTCGATCCGGAGAGATCCCGCAACGTGGGCATCATCTGGAGGAGCCTGCACGTGCCGTCCAGCGAAATCGAGCACGCTATATACCACATCGACACGTCCGTCGTGAGCttggagcagctgcagcacaTGAGCAACATCCAGGCGTCGGAGGACGAGCTGCAGCGGATCCGGGAGGCGGCCGGCGGAGACATACCCCTCGATCACCCCGAGCAGTTCCTGCTGGACATATCCTTGATTTCCATGGCCAGCGAGCGGATTTCCTGCATTGTCTTCCAGGCGGAGTTCGAGGAGTCCGTGACCTTGCTGGCTCGAAAGCTGGAGACTGTGTCGCAGCTGTCGCAGCAGCTGATCGAAAGCGAGGATCTGAAGCTGGTCTTCTCGATAATCCTGACCCTGGGCAACTACATGAACGGGGGAAATCGACAGCGGGGCCAGGCCGATGGCTTCAACCTGGATATTCTGGGCAAGCTGAAGGACGTCAAGTCCAAGGAGTCGCACACCACCCTGCTCCACTTCATAGTTCGCACCTACATTGCGCAGCGGCGAAAGGAGGGAGTGCATCCGCTGGAGATCCGACTGCCGATTCCGGAGCCGGCGGACGTGGAAAGAGCCGCCCAAATGGATTTCGAGGAGGTGCAGCAGCAGATCTTCGATCTCAACAAGAAGTTTTTGGGTGAGCTTTGAAGATGCGTTTGGCGCTTGGTGGGCTGAATAATATTGACTACTTTGAGGCACCTTTATCCTCCGCTTGAATTAATCATAAATTCCCACTTTTCAGGCTGCAAGAGGACCACAGCCAAAGTTCTTGCCGCTTCCCGACCGGAGATCATGGAGCCCTTCAAGTCCAAAATGGAGGAGTTCATGGAGGGGGCGGACAAGTCGATGGCGAAGCTCCACCAATCGCTCGAGGAGTGCCGCGAGCTGTTCCTGGAGACCATGCGGTTCTACCACTTTTCGCCCAAGGCCTGCACTCTAACTCTGGCCCAGTGCACTCCCGATCAGTTCTTCGAGTACTGGACCAACTTCACCAACGATTTCAAGGATATCTGGAAGAAGGAGGTCACCAGTCTCCTGAACGAATTGTAAGTTGATCGGGGCAACTGCGTCGTAAGCAAGCTAATTCCTATTTCACCCCTTCCAGGATGAAGAAATCCAAGCAGGCCCAAATAGAGTCCCGTCGCAACGTCTCCACCAAGGTGGAAAAGTCCGGACGGATCTCCCTCAAGGAACGCATGCTGCTGAGGCGCAGCAAAAACTAGTTGGTTACATAGCTCTAAGCAACGCGAtagcatatattttttattcctaGTTGCTTTTTATTACACTATTGCTAAGCAAATTTCTCGTTAAATGGATTCATTCTCCACTAATTGTTAAGTTACAAAATTGTATAGAAACTCTAACGCAGGCGTGGctctacaaaataaaatgtccTCTTGCTATTGTGATCGTACTTTTTCTGGAGTTGAATTGGTATGGTAATTGATAAAGGTAATGGCTACCTGTTACAAAAATGATTTGTGTGAATTGGTTGTTTTGCTCCTGAAACATAATCTTCAAATAAAGGAAGCATTGTGAAATAAAGAAGAAGCATTTCAGTTTAAACAACGCGCGCAGTTTTACAACACTGATTTAAGTCGTAAACGTTAGTTATCGTTTGTACCGATAGACGATAGGCCTTGTGCGCAGTCCGGCAGCCCTGCAAAAACAGCTGATTAGGCGGTTATCGATACCATCAGGTGGTGAAGtgccaaaataaaacaaaaattgtcaACAAAAGCGGGAAAATTTCGCCAATTTCTTAGTTAACCCACTTAATATGCACCGATCCCACCCGAGCATCAGTCGCCGCAAGCACCTGATGAAGGAGATGATGGAGGACGACTATGCCCTGCCCACGGAGAACCAGCAGATCGCGCGGGTCCTCAGCAGCCGGGGGAACAATCTCCACGAGGTGGAGACGGCGAAGCTCGAGGAGAACTTTCTGGGTGAGTGCGGGAAAGTCCTGGGAAAACCCCAATTACTATATGCCATGCTCAGTTAAGGCAACTTCTCATTGGAAGTCCCGCTTTAAAACAACATAAATGTTTGTATTTTCAGCGcacaatacatttttatttatcattggTTCTGAAAGGGCCTTGGGCCACCCCCAGCCGTGCTACTGATACTACTTTACCAGTCATCATCTGCTTGGCAAATAAACTTATATTCGGTACTGCAGTAGTAGTATATCATCTCATAATCAttgtttatgcaaatgcaCCTTACATTCCACCTGGAATCAGGTTCATCCGATGCCCAGTTGAAAAAGGAAGCTGCCCTGCCAGAAGCCACGGAAACGTGGTCGTCCTGCCGAGACAGACAGTTGATTCCCGTCCAGAAGCGTTCGGATGATAACGACTTCTTTGACTTCACCAAAAGCAGCTCTTCCCTGTCCTTAAAAGTGGCCAAATGGCCTCCCATTTCTCGGCACCTGCTGGCAGCACCATACCAATTCAACTTAATATTCCGTTCGAAATAGAAATATCTTGAGCCTATCAGCTCGAATTTCGGCGGCGGGCTCTTCACCGTCGTCACAGCCCTTGGTTCCAGCGATGTTTCGTTGCTTGTCAGGATCTCCTTAATGGCTACCAGTTGGCTGTCTAGCCTTCCCAGTCGTTCCTCGAAGTCCTTGGATGTGGCCTGCTGCTGGGTTTGCATAGCGGTTACGGCTTCCTGCAGTGCAGACAGCTGTGCCTTCACCTGGTTCTGGTCCGACTTGGTTTCGTTGGCTATACCCGCCTTGCAGGCGTTCCACTGATCCTGGTTTTCCGCCACGTAGTCCATCACCGCCCTCATCCTGGAGAACCAGTGGCCGTTGCAGCGGCTCTCCAAGTCCTCCGATTGACTCGCAGGACTCACACTATTTGGTGTTCCTGCCAGCGATCTATTGCGATCCCCGACAATCAGCACGGACAACAGAACGACTGCCAGCCTGAACATTTTCGTCCTTATCTCAACCGTATTTGCAAGACCAGCTTAAAAACGCTTCTGCAGTTCAGAGGCTTAGCGGCCTGACTTATATAGCGGTCTTATCATGTTTTTTGAGAAGCTTTGATACCTTACTGAATAATCTTCTGAACCATAGATAAGGGAGATGGCAATATTGAAAGCACCGCATTATTTTGGGAATCTCCCACATATGTATGACCAGAAAGAAAATTAGCTACTCCATAAAGCGTTTatattcttttgatttttacctttttaattGTAGAATGATATAGCCTAACAGACTTTTACTCTTCCAGTTTCAATGCCCAATAAGTTCCGCAAGAGCATGTGGGTGAAAAGAGGCGACTTCCTGCTGATCGAGCCGATTGAGGAGGGCGATAAGGTCAAGGCCGAGATCTGCAAGATACTCACCCCTGAACATGTCAAGGAGTACACGAAAGCTGGAGTGTGGCCGGACAAGTTCACCAAGAAACCTGCCCAGGAGGAATCGTCCAGCCAAAACCAAGACGACTCCGATTTCGAGGATGACCTTCTGCCCAATACCAACCGCCCCGTAAACCAGGAATCCTCCTCCGAAGAGGAAGATGAGGAAACATCCAGCGACGAAGACTGAAATTCCTCGTTCAAGTACAAAATTCGCCCACGTAGTTAAggtttttatacaaattaaacaaCTTCGTTAAGAAATAATCTAAAGAAATCTCAGATGTTATGCCCTCTTCGGTACTAccaagtatatatatatatttgatcaGGATTTCTAGTcgaatcgatctagccattaACAGTGAGATCATAAAAGCTACAAAAAGCTCTGCCCACTTTCTTAAAGATTTTGGTTTCATATTGTTAAACTCGGACTTAAGTAATCGGCTCTACGCAATCTCTGAGAGCGTCGCTTCCCTGCTCGCTCTCTTTATTTCCCTTATCTTGGCACCCGACCAAAGCTTGATTTCCTGTTTTTATTCCGTAcgaacatatttatatttttataaatacatcaGTAACCACCCTTGTCAGGTGAAATGCCATGAAAGGCTGCACAAGCTGCACAAAGTGTGATCTGAAAAGACGTATCAAGCAAATTCCTGCTAAGTTACTGCTATAGATAATGCCAATACTTGAGGCGAACACTGATAAGTTCCGGATGGGCATATATTTTCTAGAAAGCTTGGATAATTAATAactaatttttcaaaactcaTCATCTGCTCGGCAAATGAAGTTTCTGTTCACATTGTGACAAGTGCGATATGCCATTTGATAGCGTTCATCCAAGGCGACGCACCTCTGGCTATCGTTGTTGATTATTGGTTCATTTGGTAACCAACTGAAAAAGCGAGCTGGCTTGCCAGAGGCCAGGGACATTTGGTTGTACTTCTTAGACAGACAGTTGATTCCCAGCCAGACTGGAGATGATAAAGACACTTTTGCTTGCACTAAAAGCATTTCTTCCTTGTCCTTAAAGGTCGCCAGGTGGCCGCCCATCTCACGACATGCGTGTGCTGCACCGTACCAATTCAGCGTAATGTTGCGTTCGTAATAGAAATATCTTGAGCCTATGAGCTCGAACTTCGCTGGAGGAGCTTGCTCCGTCGACCCAGCCCCTGGCTCCAGAGAGGTTTCGTTCTTTGCCAGGATCTCCTTGATAACTTCTAGTTCGCTGTCCAGCCTGTCTAGTCGTTCCCCGAACTCGTCCGAGATCTTCCTTACAGATGCGTGCAGTCCAGACAGCTCTGTATTTACCTGCTTCTGGTCCGTGCTCGTGTCGTTGGCCGCAACGTAGTCCATCACCGCCCTCATCTTAGTGAAAAAGTGGACGTTGCAGTGCGTCTCCAGGTCCTCCGATTGGCTCACTGGACTCGAATCTTCTGGTGTTCCTGCTAGAGATCCAATACGATCCCTAGTAATCAGCACAAAGAGCACGATGATGGCACGCTGTAACATTTTTGCAAACAGGAAAGTCGAATAAGATCAGCTTACGCTGATGACTGAAGCTTCAGGGCTCAGAGCCCAGCTTTTATAGGTATCTTATCGTACTTGTTCAGGACCTTTGACTCTGTTCTGCACATATTTTCTTACACTAAGTGATTACACACCGAAATCAAACCACGAACTTATCATCCTTATGACAAGATTACACTTTTAATCCGCGTTAAAATGGTTTTCTTAATGCTGTATTCCACACAACCATTTCAACGCTGATCAACTGAATCAATGCAAAAAAGAAGCTCACTCCCATTTGAGTAGTTCGTAAAAACCATCCACGCCAATCTAGTTTTTTAGATGACAAACGGTAATGATATATTTGCAAAAGCTTGTGTAAAAAGGATTAAGTCACCCGTTTATAACTGCTCCAAACCAAGAACATCTTTTGTGCCttacaaaaatttgtatttacgATTTTTTCATAGGTTTTCTTTAGTCTCGCACCATCACTACTTCTCAAGAATGTaacaaaaaattgtgtttGTGGAGGCTGCTGCTACTTGAAGGGTCTTGTAACCGATCTAGAAATGGTTGCAAAAGCTACACAAATGCCTACTGCAGGAGGAATTAATAAGCGCTGAGATCGATCCGTAAAGCGTTTAAACTCCTCATTTATTAACTGCGACTTTTCAGGCTTCCTTCTCGAGGTGAGCCGGGTCGTCGGCCTCCTTGAGGCCATCGACATCGTTCAGTTCATCGATTTTGGGGCAAGCCAGCGCTTCGTGCTTCGTTTCCAGAGCCAAAGTCGATGGTCTGGTCTTGGTGAAGGGGAAATTGGTGAGATCCTCGATCTGTGGTGTGTGTACGGCTATGAGGTCCGTCTGGGTGGAGCTGCAGTCGATGATCTCGGCCTGTTTCTTGATAGCGTCCTGTGGCAGGTTGCACACCATCGTCAGGCAATTGACAATGGTTCCGATCGAGCTCTGCAGCATCTGAACCTGGTCGGTGAGCATGGTGCATCTCTTGGCCAAGTCATTGACCACGGCGGCAGAGTTCTGATCGAGACTCAGGTGGCCAGAGCCTCCGCCGTTGGCGTCCTCGCCCTGTTCCGTGGGCTTGGGGTCCACCTCCATGGTGGACACCTTCTTCCACAGCGCGTTGATGGCCTGCATCTGCAGCTGCTGAATCTTGCGCTCGTTCTCGAGCTGGGCCTTGGTCAGTAGCATGTCCTTGCCGAGTTGCCTGGGGAGAGAGAAAGGAGGGTTAAAGTGGGACTAAATACACCGGAATATGGACCACCTACTCGATGTACTCCTGTGTGCGTCGTCGCTGCAATCGCTCGGCTATGTCCTTGTTGGTCTTCTTGCGCGTATGATAGCCCCGCCACATCTTTTGGATGGTAACGGCCGAGGACTCCGTCACGTGCTCAATCAACCGATCCTCGCAGTTCAGACTGTTGTCCACCTGCTGCTTTACCTGCTCCTGCTGgtgcatctgctgctgcttttgggCAGCCATCTTCCTGATAGCCCTCAGTTTCTCGATGTTGATCTGCTCGCCGTCGTCGTCGGTGCTAAAGCCACCGGAGTCCACCAACACTGCGGATGACTGCAGCTtctcctgctgctggtgctgcatTTTATCGCCGCTAGATTTGGTGGCCATTCTCCGTGGACTGCTCGTGGGGCTCTGGTTCCTCTTCAGCTGCGGACTTCGCACTCTCGGCAAGTTCAGTTTGTTGTCTGTACGGCAAAAAAATCGTTAATGAGAGGGGATGTATCGTGTTGAAGTCTTGACTGTGTACAACTGGCCACCTTTGTTCTTGTTGACCTTGGTCTTGTGCAGCTGCGAGTTGAGAGCGGAGACCGTAACTCTTTGGGCCACGGCGGCGGGACAGACGTCCGGACTCATCAGGGTTTCCGGAACCGGGACCATCTTCGAGGCAGCCGCCAACGGGCCTCCAGATGGAGTTTGACTGACAAACGTTTGATCTGTGGAATGCGAATCTGATTTTAAAGTCTTGTTTCTAAAATCCCTAGCCTTGGTTCACTTTCAGTTTCTCAAATGTTCTCACCGTTGTAAGGATTAGGGGTTATATTCCTAGGCGTGGACTCCGTTGAGTTGTAGGTCTTGGTAGTCACGCTGCTGGACATTCCGCTGCCGGCCAGCGAGAAGCCCTCGCCATCGTTCTTGATGTTCTCGATCAGCGAGATGCTCATCTGCAGCGAGTGGTTCGCAGAGCCATTGTCTCCGACGatgctgttgttgccgctgttcCCGTGGTAGCTATTGGCCATGGACTCCGGCGATCCCTGGCGGCCACTCAAACGGGAGACTGAGTGTAAATAGGAATTAGCCATAGACAAACGGTAAGGCAATGAATGATGAACTCACATCTGGGCGACTGAATGCGACTCGTGGGCTTTTTGCGATGGGATGAGGGGGAAGTGCTGGCGGAACTATTGGCGTTATCCAAGATCTCCTCCTGCAACTGGCGCTGGTGATGTTGCGCCTTGCTGAGGATCAAACGCAGCTTCCTGTCGTTCTCGTTTTCCAGGGCTTTTCCCACCAGCGGGCACATGGAGCTCAGGTATTTGGCCAGACCCGACTGCTCGCCCACTCGAAACTGGCGACCACGTCCCTGGCTGTAGAGCCACTCCGCCTTCAGGCTCTCGATGGGGTCCACCACATAGCCGTCGATGTACTTCAGGCTCATGCACCAGTTCAAAACGAAGGGTCGGTAGTCAAAGCCACTGCAAGAAAGAAGTCATTACATTTCCACTTGACAGTTTCCGAAGCTAACTCACTCCAAGCTGTTGGTCATGTTCACACAGGGATTGTCCGAGATGGAAATGCTCAGCAGGTTGCTCAGGTGCGACAGCGTGCAGATCTCGTTGAGGTCGTTGATGCCATTCTTGGCCAGCGTTAGGGTTTCCagagaggtgggcaaatacTTATCGCACTGCCTCAGATGCGTCAGGCGATTCCCGTGCAAGTAGAGCTCCTTGAGATTGCGCAAATAGGACACGTCCGAGATGCTGCCGATGCTGTTCTCGGCCAGATTCAGCGACTCCAGGCTGACGTTCGTGTTCAGGTGCTCGATGGTCTTTATGTTGTTCCCCTCCAGGTTCAGCACGCGAAGGTGGAGGCACTCCTTCAGGCCCTCGATGGAGAGAATGCCGTTGAAGGAGAGGTTCAGTTCTCGGAGGCAGTGCAGCCGGCAGACGCCATACATCCGCAGCAATTGGTTCCTGGCCAGGGAGAGCTGTGAATGCAGGATTTCAGTTACAATAAGCAATTATTTTCACGGCTCTCTGCTAGTCACCGTTTCAATCTTGAGGTACGAGTCTATATTGTCGATCTTCTGCAGCTCGTTCTCGTCCAGGATGAGCTGCCGGATGCTGTGCGCATCGTCCTGCTTGGGCACCTTCTTCAGCTTCTGCTTGGACAAGTTCAGGATGTGCTTCTCCTCGCCGCTTTCGTCGCCTGTTTGTTTGGGatagcaaaatgaaaatatagttaactatatatatatttaaagaatgAAGGTCCCTCGTagaataaagtatttattgaattttttaatgggaaataaaatataaccttttaaagTCATCAGGGATTTCCACCTCTGCAAACTCGAATTGGAAAAGTATCGCATAACAGACGCCCCAATGTTACAGAATTGATGACTTCATCGGGGGCAGGACTTCCCGGAGGATGGGCAGGAGGTTAGGGCGCAGGTGCGTCCTTTTCTGCCAGGACCCTTAGCCCCCCACTGCCCCCTGACCCAAGTGGCACCCCACCCCCGAAAGTAGACTGCAAATTCCCATGCAGTTTCCACAATGCGATTCCCATTAGCAAGACCCATAATATGGAATAAAATGTCCCCCTGCTTAATATTAATTCGGCTCTTACCACTCATTTTGCCGATTAGAGGCCGAAATTCCAGCACTTCTGCTTCCTGCTCTTCGAATGGCTCTTGGGCGAAAAATCAATGGGCCACTTCTTCTCCTCGCGACGTTGTGCTCCTGAGTCCTGAGTTACCCAGCCCGGATATTCCGATCCCAGGCCGTTTGCGCGCCTCCGGCTTTATGATTCAGTCCACGCCATGGccttaaatttagtttttaatttagcgCCGTGCAACTATGttcttgtttattattattttatgacTATCGATACACTGCGAGGCGTGATGCCGTCATCGGCGGCTTGATTGCACAAGGCTATCGGTGCAGGAGCTATCGATTTCACCCCGCTTGCCTATCGATTGGCAAAAGCCCGCCTTGTTTAAATTACTTGCAGTCACTTGCTAAAGAGCTATAATCAACAATTCAGCATATTATAAATCACTTTTTACAAATATCACACCATAAAATGTGCCTTTTGTTTATTCACTTTCAATTGGTCTAATTCTGTAGGGATCAACTTAAGCAGTAATGGCATAACACAAGATACGATCCTAACCAGGATGCAATCTGCCGGGTTGGAGGCACAAGGACGATCGGAGTTAAGTAACTTTATTGGGTGCAGACAATTCCAAAGTGAGTTTGAGCGGGATGCGGGCGTTGCAGTGAGCCGggaacggaaacggaaacggaagtgggaTTGTGATGCTGGTTCGATGTGAATCGTCAGTTGTCATCTCAGGACTTGATCTCGATGCAGGCGTCCGGACTGGGCAGCACCACCTCGCCGTTGTCCACGGCGGCGGGCTTGAGCATGGCCATCGTGGCGGCGCCGTCCAGGACCTCATCTTTCCGCACGTGCAGCATATCGATCTCGGTAAGTGCCACATTTGGTTCCTAGATAAGAAATATGACTTGAAATTGGGCTGCAGAAGCGGTACGGAAAGGGAAATGCATTGAATTGATCGTTCACCTTCTCCATGGCGGCGTCCGAGACCTGCAGGTGGTACTTGTCCCGGCAGTAGCGCGAGAGCAGGGCAATGCCCATCTCGCGGTTCTTGGCGTACTTCGTCTCCCAGGCATCCAGCAGGCGGTTGTAGTAGCGGGCGTTCTCCACATACCGCAGATAGACATGGGTGCCGGCGGTGGGGAAGATCCGCTCCAGCGGCTGGCAGCGGGCCAGCTCGTCCTCGGCGACGATGAGGCAGCGCACGTCGTCCGGCAGCAGGTTGTCCAGTATGGTGTCCACGTACTCCTCGCGGAACTCGATGCTGCGGTTGGTGTACTGGTTATGCTTGCGCACCTCCTCCGCCGTCAGGCAGGTGGTGAAGATGCGCTTGTCGTGGCACAGCGGGCCGGCCAGATTCAGCTCCTCCAGGATCTCCGCCTGCTGGCGCTCGTTCAGCTTCGGCGGCACCTGATAGAGCGCCGTATTCAGCACGGCCTGTATGAGCGGACCCTTCACGTGCAGGTCCAGCGGCAGTTCCGAGTGCAGCGACGGCGATATGTTGATCTCCAGCAGCCAGGGCACCAGGTTCTCGTCCAGCAGCACGTCGAAGCCGAACAGCTCGAAGCAGTTGTAGCGGAAGTTCACATTCTGCCGGTACATGCGGTTCAATCCCGACTCCCCGCTCACGATGCCCTTGATCACCAGGTTCCGCAGCGTGGCCCACAGGCGCTTGGTGTTCACGCCCCGGTTCTCCAGGCAGGACCACAGGGACTGGAGGGTCCACTTGTGGCCCTGGCAGGCGTTGAAGTCCTCGTTCTTCGCGTAGTTCTGCGAGAACTTGTTGATGCTGTAGTTGGTCAGGTGCATGCAGCGCTCGTCCAGGTTGCTCAGCTCCGAGCTGTACTTCACGGACGCGAAGCGCGCCAGTCCATCCTTGTACATATAGATGCGGAGCGGGTTGATGGAGGTCAGCACGACGTACAGCCGCATGTCGAACTTGTTGTCGTTGATCAGCAGCGGTCGTTCAATGTACCTGCAGGGGAGGAGCGATTCTCATTAGGAGGAGCACCTGATGGGCAGGATGTGGGGACCTACTTCTGAACCACCAGGGGACGGTCCTTGGGGAACTGACTCCACTTGTTCACGATCCGTATGCCCGTTCCTCGGGCACTGGCCGGCGGCTTAACGATCCACTTCGTCAGCTTGGAGGCGTTCTTGGGCCACACCTGGCGCAGGCTCTCCAGGTCATCGGGCATTATGTAGGATCTGTTGGGGCACAAGGGGGAAATGTTTGAGATGGTGAAATGCCCATGAGGGGATGCCCTCACTTTTGCATAAAGCCGAACTCCTTCTTGCCGAATTTCTTCATGTTGTTATAGATGCTGCGCCACATGGTGTCCTTGCGTCCGATGCGGAACGAGCCGGGTATGTGGTTGTACTTCTGGTGCGACCGGATGGTCCTGAAGCCGGGGCTCTTCATGTGCTTCTCCCACACGGCCATCCAGTCGGTGGTGTCTGCAAGGGGAAATGGGGTTAGAAGGACTGCAGTGTGGTCGTCGTACCACCACTCGTGGACGCACTCTTGATGATGCGGAAGCCAGAGTTGAGCACCACGCGCTTGACAATCTTGGGCATCACGGGACTGAGCTTCCATTTGAGCACTCGGTGCAGGGCGGCCGGCATCGAAGGACCCTTGTCCGCGTGCGAGGTGAAGTTCAGGTACGGGGGGACGTGCGGGAAGAGGCTGGGCGAGAGGATGGCCTCCGGGCGGAAGTAGACCGACGCCTCCGACTCCGTGGTGGCCACCGACTCCTTCGACGGCGTCTTCTCCGGCAGCAGGCGAGTGTGCTTGCTCTGGCGCGTCTCCGTGTTGTCCTCCTCCAGGAAGAACGGCGTGCCCACGTACTCCTCCTCCGAGTCCGAGTCGTCGTAGTTGTTGATGTCGTCGATGGCTAAAAAGGGTAATGAAAGTTGGGTTTTTAGAGGCTTTGAGGAACTCGCTAAGGTGAGGTTTCCCTACCTGCACAGGGATCATCCTCGTGCCTCCGGTCGTGGTCGTGCCCGGCCCCCTTGTTCAGGGAGACCCCCACGTACGCTGAGCTGTGATCTCCGGCGGAAATCCGCTGGCTGTGGAAGGGCTGCTGGCTGTTCTGGGGCGCATGGGCGTACAGGGAGGCGTAGAGACTCGTCTCCAGGGCGCTGGCCGCCGACTTGGTCAGCCCGTTCTGGGTGAGCAGCCTGCTCttctcctcctgctgctgggcACTCAGCATGCTGCTGCCGTGGAACGAGTTCACCACGATCTTGCTGGGCGGCGACGGCTTGAGGGTCTGGGTGCTCGGGCAGGACAAGCTGGCCGGGGCCACCTTTCCCTGGCTGGGCGGACTGAGGCTGGAGCGCTTGGGCCCGTTGGCCGCCGAGTTCTTGACGAACGCCTCCTCCCTGGCGCGCTTCAAGAGCATCTGGTTGGTTAGTGGGGCGGAAGCGGAAACGCAGTACATGGAACACGCAGGCGGAAAGGAAGACACATAAAACAGGGATATGCAAGGGATCAGGAGGTTTGTGGACGAAACAGGATATTTTGAAACGTGCTTGATGGGACGCAGTCGGAAACTATAACTACTtgttttactttacttattttacGAGTGAAAGTGAGTTGAGCTTCACGCTTTActtttcttataaaaatttgttttgcttttttttaatacagataatcattttttaaaaattaaatcctttcgaaaatatttaaataataaatttaatataataaataaaatcttttatgttatttgaatgtaaaaaata
This window contains:
- the LOC108029140 gene encoding protein cappuccino isoform X10, encoding MSSALSNVWCSLLAKQPSKELGLASEGESQWHSQEDVPNLPPHYLKLMSLAAWRAQRTRFSRGKPGQEEPPPDVAGISLRIRRIRIDLLEIPTSDPKHLLRLLLQAVSHSHADSQRQMLIKWLISTMQSNPRSSSSDANQELFSSLALQFCNNLKYVGVLKQISNEHLDCGFSPYEMYQWTHTEQPTTSLPLTPGKLDKVAAWPFSSTPSGIRALESASLASLGAGAAGGSLATVATATTASSDNQKTLQQILKKRLLNCSTLAEVHAVVNELLSSVDEPPRRPSKRCVNLTDLLNASEATVYEYNKSGLEGGSKSFSDAETQTEGEDCDGTCTCGQSSKKLKPDGENAKEIEENKEKAPAMAPAPPPPPPPPPPAFGVPAPPPPPPPPPPLANSGAPPPPPPPPPGRGNAPPPPPPAPMEGGGAVPPPPPPMSASPSKAPISPAPLPDPAEGNWFHRTNTMRKSAVNPPKPMRPLYWTRIVTSAPPAPRPSSVANSTDSTENSGSSPDEPPAANGGEATPTAPPPTKEIWTEIEETPLDNIDEFTELFSRQAMAPVSKPKELKVKRAKSIKVLDPERSRNVGIIWRSLHVPSSEIEHAIYHIDTSVVSLEQLQHMSNIQASEDELQRIREAAGGDIPLDHPEQFLLDISLISMASERISCIVFQAEFEESVTLLARKLETVSQLSQQLIESEDLKLVFSIILTLGNYMNGGNRQRGQADGFNLDILGKLKDVKSKESHTTLLHFIVRTYIAQRRKEGVHPLEIRLPIPEPADVERAAQMDFEEVQQQIFDLNKKFLGCKRTTAKVLAASRPEIMEPFKSKMEEFMEGADKSMAKLHQSLEECRELFLETMRFYHFSPKACTLTLAQCTPDQFFEYWTNFTNDFKDIWKKEVTSLLNELMKKSKQAQIESRRNVSTKVEKSGRISLKERMLLRRSKN
- the LOC108029140 gene encoding protein cappuccino isoform X7, translating into MIRHKVEEFVPILLVLAITLLALLRWGIRVTIKPTISSPPKNTIKSGVNNRSRKGVSAVQHDHNNMGNSQNRSANTDEKSPPGGATLLRVGGAGGGGAGGVGVALAERGNSRVRVLSRLMGQKRIREAFLHSPKTGSSLEVNLAGGGDGSSDWTAAEAEVEHGQLNASAEQIDFRSAGATGLSGPSSSLETQSTVIISFKSSQTPVQSQTNSAAASENVEDDTAPLPLPPPPPGFGTPTTPLLSSNVLKKVASFTVEKSSAGNNSSNPPNLCPASDETTLLATPLSSSLLVATLPPDTAGGVASGAGSRRGSSYVPEKLSFAAYEKFEGQMLIKWLISTMQSNPRSSSSDANQELFSSLALQFCNNLKYVGVLKQISNEHLDCGFSPYEMYQWTHTEQPTTSLPLTPGKLDKVAAWPFSSTPSGIRALESASLASLGAGAAGGSLATVATATTASSDNQKTLQQILKKRLLNCSTLAEVHAVVNELLSSVDEPPRRPSKRCVNLTDLLNASEATVYEYNKSGLEGGSKSFSDAETQTEGEDCDGTCTCGQSSKKLKPDGENAKEIEENKEKAPAMAPAPPPPPPPPPPAFGVPAPPPPPPPPPPLANSGAPPPPPPPPPGRGNAPPPPPPAPMEGGGAVPPPPPPMSASPSKAPISPAPLPDPAEGNWFHRTNTMRKSAVNPPKPMRPLYWTRIVTSAPPAPRPSSVANSTDSTENSGSSPDEPPAANGGEATPTAPPPTKEIWTEIEETPLDNIDEFTELFSRQAMAPVSKPKELKVKRAKSIKVLDPERSRNVGIIWRSLHVPSSEIEHAIYHIDTSVVSLEQLQHMSNIQASEDELQRIREAAGGDIPLDHPEQFLLDISLISMASERISCIVFQAEFEESVTLLARKLETVSQLSQQLIESEDLKLVFSIILTLGNYMNGGNRQRGQADGFNLDILGKLKDVKSKESHTTLLHFIVRTYIAQRRKEGVHPLEIRLPIPEPADVERAAQMDFEEVQQQIFDLNKKFLGCKRTTAKVLAASRPEIMEPFKSKMEEFMEGADKSMAKLHQSLEECRELFLETMRFYHFSPKACTLTLAQCTPDQFFEYWTNFTNDFKDIWKKEVTSLLNELMKKSKQAQIESRRNVSTKVEKSGRISLKERMLLRRSKN